A stretch of DNA from Acanthopagrus latus isolate v.2019 chromosome 7, fAcaLat1.1, whole genome shotgun sequence:
TGGAACGTAACAGGATTCATCAAGTACGTTCCTGTTTGACTCTGAAATCTGGGTCACTGTACCTCCAGATTTCATCCTATTGAGCCTCAGCTTATTAATTGGTTAGAGACTaatttaaaactgattttaaaagtaattgGTTAACTTTAAGGCAAAATCAGCTTCGACTCTAAAACTTGCTGCGTCACTATAAACCCTTGAATGCTTCCTGATGATGCATTTTCACAAGCAGGACGTTTGTTACTGAGACACGCTCATTTAAAGCATTATTAGGTTTTGTCCATATTGTAACAGgattataaaatgtttatgttattGTCCTTTTTTTGGAAGTCTTGGCATTATTAAAATGGGAGATGTGGGAAAACAAGTGAAGACTCATATGCAGGGTTTAttacaaacttttattttgttgtttttcgaTTTCCATACACCATGTCTTATGtttcaacacaaaaataaagatgcactttttatgttgttataaAAACCCATAAATAAATTTGCACTCATCTGTGAAATGACACATACTGGGCCCTACATGTTGCTCTCATGGCTGCAATTTTACAAAGGAAAGAGCAGAAAGCCACTAAAGGTTGTTCGGTGGTACTGGTCATCCCAAACATTTCCACCGAGTGTTACTGAAACAACATCTCCTGCGTCTAACTGCAACACTGCCCCATTGGATGCATTGTCCTCAGCATCTTCAGATGTGGTAGGACGATCACCTGCTGTAACAACAGGATTTCCATTCTTGATAAGATCCAGTCTCATGCTGCTTCCAGAGTGTGCTACATGCCcagtaaatctgaaataataCGCTCCTCTCACTGGTGCCATGAAGTAACCTAAAACATAGACAGAAAAGACCAATCACAACTGGTGAAGCCGAAATTAATACAAATTTCTCAAATGAAATAAACCTAATGGGACCTGTATACCTATGTTTGGGTTGTAGTGGTTTCCAATGTTGGTGATGACATTTCTGAAGATCAGATGAAtaacatctgtgtgttctgtgttgccTTCACCGGATGTCAGAAGGGAGGCAGAAAAGGCCACTTTTTTCACTGTGGCAAAATTAAAGAACAGCTCATGATTAAATCTGAATTACATTCTGTACTTGCTGTACAcactcgcaaaaaaaaaacacgcaaaTGATTTACCTGTGTTGTTATTCTGAAGTTCCTGCACTGCTGCTCTTTGCCCTGAAATCAGGAGGCATGCGTTTATACCTTTATGACTGCAATTCAACACACAAATTATAagaaacattaaacaaaacacCTTTAccttcctgctgcttctccaacTCTTCAAGATGGTTTTCGCTGGTTGTCAGTCTTTGCTGTAGAGAGCTGAGACTCTGCTGAGTGACTCCAAGCTCTGTGGCTTGCACTGACATGACAGAAAGACAGCACAGAATTGTGGGATCATATTGTAAAGGTTTACAagattaaatgcaaataaacaaaattaatttattGTCGATTGCAATGTTTACCGTTATTCTTCCTCTGCAGTTCCTCCACCAGGCTCTCAGCAGCAGTCATCCTGGCCTCCATGGCTGAAAAAGAGTCCTCATGTAATATGAGCTGCATCAATTTTGTTATAAAGTGATTCCTCTATGAAAGTGTACCTGTATTCTCCGTCATGAGCTCCTCCACCAGGCTCTCAGCAGCGGTCACTCTGGCCGTCAGGTGCCTGAGCTCCACCTTCTGCTCCACCACCATGTCTCTCAGATACCTCAGCTCGGCCCAGATGTCGGGCTGAAGCTCCTGCGCTTGCTGACCTCCCTCACCTTCGGCTGTGGGCCTCAGGGTCCAAGCCTTCTTTTCCTCGCTCTCAATGGCTTAAACCGAGATATCATTGTTAATGTTGGTTGTCTGAGCCCTGCAAAGATAGCAGAGTATCAGCACAAGCGAGAAGACCAAGAGAGACCTCATCTTCATGTGGAAATGACAGCCTAGGTgctttgtttgctgtctgtgGCACAGTTGTGTGCTGGAACGGGCATTTATGGATAACTCAAAGGTCAGATGTGTCAGGTAGATGGTGATTTGCCAAAGTTGTGAGGATGCACACCTGTAACTTAGAGATATCGCCCACGTGACTGAGGCAGAGGGAGGGTTGGAGCAGTAACAGTGACTCACACAGATGATGAGTGGGTGGTGGAGTTGTGTCTTGGAGTCCTGCCATCATttcatcagctgatctgagtgttttgattttgtaaatgttacattttttttttccacacacctCGAAGTGCTCCTTCAAAttacaaagaacaaaacactcAGTGGCCACTTTATTGTGCACGTCTTTGAAATCAAGTGCAATCCAATACAACTGTTCAGCCACAAATATTGTGTATCTAGATGTGTTTCATTCaatgactgaaatgtatttatgcatatttgtatgtatgtacagtatgtatgtaagtatgtatattttaatcatttatataTGAAtttatgtatgaatgtgtatttgtatttaggTATGTTTGTCCATATATtccatgcatgtatgtatgaaattgtttttatgtatatatgtactgtatgcatgtacatatacatatatattgtaGACTGTACATTTGGGTAAATCAAGTTTAGAAATTATTCAACATTATCTGTGACTTATTTTCCGTGACATGCATAAACAGCAGCCTGAGCATGTCACTGTCCACTCCGCGTCAGACAGGAAAACAGACCTGACAAGACTCAGAGCTCTGTCTCGGTCAGACCTTTGAAGTGACACTGTTTCAACAAGATGAGACTTTCCACTGGTGCTTcgaggcttctttttttttctcgctgtcAGGCAGAAAAATGGCCATACTGTATGTCAGGTAAAGTTTTCCAGAATGGATCTGTATATATCTTAAACGCCTTGAGTGCAAACGGGCATCCTCACAGTCCCCTAGGCTACCTGCGAGTCATGGTGAAGGGTTAGGGAAATTTCCCACTGCTGCAAGACCATTATCTGGGCGTGTTGCTTGTGAGTCATAAGCGTGTGCATCAGTGACAAGTTAGACAATTAgacagaaataacaacaaatcaaCCTGTcgttaaaaaaatatttcttgaaGGGCATAAAGTGCAGTGAATGACATGATTTATGCTGATTGCTGCTTGTGTTTATGAATAAGAATATtgagcagctgtcagtcagagtgAGGCAGCTCACGGCCACATGCAGCAGGATTTAAATACACAGGCATCAATCTCTCtaacaaaacactgagggaGAATGTTGTCTTTAGTGCAGCAGATAAACTCTGCGGTTTCATATCTAATCATTCAAGCTGGATTTTCTTAAAAACCACCTCTCAGAATGCTGCGTTCACGCTGCTTTTTTGACGAACGACAGACTTGTCATGAAACGACTTTGCTGTAGgggtaaacacaaacaaatgtacatATATCCAACAGAGGATTTAAAGAAGAGGTTTTTCTGGAAAGAGAACACAGGGTTTTCTTACCCTGGTGCCGGAGGGGGCAGAGATAAAGAGAGTAATAGTTAGACTGCGGTCACATTGGTATGCAGACAGCCATGAAAGCAGCGCAGTACCTGTTGCGTCTTGCAAAATTCATTTGCTGAATATTGTGAAATTTCACAGCTTAAATTGGGGAGGcccttattattatttttatcacaaCTCAACGGATAGGTGTTACAGTTAGATAAACTCGATGATTTGAAATTCCAGATGATCTACTGATACGCAGCAGTTTAGTTACGCGTCATCATTCTCACTATCAGTAACATCATCGAGCAGACGGCAGGAAAAATTAAATCATGATGGGTTGTTTTTGGCAGCTTTTAAATATCAGTTTAAAGAAAAGTGTGCACACCTAGTAGAAGAATATCTTTACACTTTTTTGTGTGATATTTTGAATACAGTTTTGTCTGATTTGTAtgacaatataaaaatatatttacaatatagTCGTAATTAGCCTTATTATTGAGATATCGCAGCCTAGAACCAAAGTGATGGACCTGCTGATATGGATCAGTATGTCCATctcttaaaggagacctgttatgtatttttttcttcctttttttccatttttgctcttgtgaatgtcagtgttgttttgg
This window harbors:
- the LOC119023070 gene encoding cerebellin-1-like; translated protein: MVVEQKVELRHLTARVTAAESLVEELMTENTAMEARMTAAESLVEELQRKNNVQATELGVTQQSLSSLQQRLTTSENHLEELEKQQEGQRAAVQELQNNNTVKKVAFSASLLTSGEGNTEHTDVIHLIFRNVITNIGNHYNPNIGYFMAPVRGAYYFRFTGHVAHSGSSMRLDLIKNGNPVVTAGDRPTTSEDAEDNASNGAVLQLDAGDVVSVTLGGNVWDDQYHRTTFSGFLLFPL